In the genome of Haloarcula sp. CBA1129, one region contains:
- a CDS encoding GbsR/MarR family transcriptional regulator: MSDDDSAVARERVIESMEQSAEVYGLSRSAGRIYGVLYFAADPLSIPELVEETGYAKSTVSNVTRTLSRVGLIHRRSSTGGGRRVRFKAEREVWFILQDVFQQYIQREVQTTLRTIRRAEEQVRADTREQERVRDLRETYEDLEEIVQLASEYSAAELREALETYER; encoded by the coding sequence ATGAGTGATGACGACAGCGCGGTCGCACGCGAACGCGTCATCGAGTCGATGGAACAATCGGCTGAGGTGTACGGTCTCAGTCGAAGTGCCGGGCGCATCTACGGCGTGCTGTACTTCGCAGCAGACCCGCTCTCCATCCCAGAGCTCGTCGAAGAAACGGGGTACGCAAAATCAACCGTGAGTAACGTCACGCGGACGCTGTCGCGTGTCGGGCTCATCCACCGTCGGTCATCTACAGGAGGTGGCAGGCGAGTCCGGTTCAAGGCCGAACGCGAGGTCTGGTTCATCCTGCAGGACGTGTTCCAGCAATACATCCAGCGGGAAGTCCAGACGACGCTCAGGACCATCCGCCGGGCGGAAGAGCAGGTGCGAGCAGATACTCGCGAGCAAGAGCGCGTTCGAGACCTCCGCGAGACGTACGAAGACCTCGAGGAGATCGTACAGCTTGCGTCGGAGTACTCGGCCGCCGAACTCCGCGAGGCGCTTGAGACCTACGAACGGTAG
- a CDS encoding sugar porter family MFS transporter: protein MSTATIRNVLRGDGDRFVYVVSALAALNGLLFGFDTGIISGAFLFIQDSFVMSPLVEGIIVSGAMAGAAAGAAVGGQLADRLGRRRLILIAAIVFFIGSFTMAVAPNVPVLVAGRLIDGVAIGFASIVGPLYISEIAPPSIRGGLTSLNQLMVTTGILLSYFVNYAFADAGAWRWMLGAGMVPAVILAIGILKMPESPRWLFEHGRKDEARAVLKRTRSGGVDEELSEIEETVETQSETGVRDLLASWLRPALVVGLGLAVFQQITGINAVIYYAPTILESTGLGNVASILATVGIGTINVVMTVVAIMLVDRVGRRRLLLVGVGGMVATLAVLGTVFYLPGLGGGLGVIATISLMLFVSFFAIGLGPVFWLLISEIYPLSVRGSAMGVVTVANWGANLLVSLTFPILTDGVGTSATFWLFGLCSLVGLVFVYRYVPETKGRTLEAIEDDLRQNISLAD from the coding sequence ATGTCCACAGCCACCATACGTAACGTCCTCCGCGGTGACGGCGACCGATTCGTCTACGTCGTCTCCGCGTTAGCCGCGCTGAACGGACTGTTGTTCGGGTTCGACACCGGGATCATCTCGGGCGCGTTCCTGTTCATTCAGGACTCGTTCGTCATGTCGCCGCTCGTCGAGGGGATCATCGTCAGTGGCGCGATGGCCGGGGCCGCGGCCGGTGCGGCCGTGGGTGGCCAGTTAGCCGACCGCCTCGGTCGCCGTCGCCTCATCCTCATTGCGGCCATCGTGTTCTTCATCGGGTCGTTCACGATGGCCGTCGCGCCGAACGTCCCCGTCCTCGTCGCCGGTCGGCTTATCGACGGCGTCGCCATCGGCTTCGCCTCGATCGTTGGGCCGCTGTACATCTCCGAAATCGCGCCGCCCAGCATTCGCGGCGGACTCACCTCGCTCAATCAGCTCATGGTGACTACCGGAATCCTGCTCTCGTATTTCGTCAATTACGCGTTCGCCGATGCGGGCGCATGGCGGTGGATGCTCGGTGCCGGGATGGTCCCAGCTGTCATCCTCGCCATTGGCATCCTGAAGATGCCCGAAAGCCCGCGCTGGCTCTTCGAACACGGGCGGAAAGACGAGGCCAGAGCGGTCCTCAAACGGACGCGTTCCGGCGGTGTCGATGAGGAGCTCAGCGAAATCGAGGAGACTGTCGAGACGCAGTCCGAAACCGGCGTTCGTGATCTGCTGGCATCGTGGCTCCGCCCGGCGCTCGTCGTCGGTCTAGGGCTCGCCGTCTTCCAGCAGATCACTGGTATCAACGCGGTCATCTACTACGCCCCGACAATTCTCGAATCCACTGGCTTAGGAAACGTCGCCTCGATCCTTGCGACAGTTGGTATCGGGACAATCAACGTGGTGATGACCGTCGTGGCGATTATGCTCGTCGACCGCGTTGGTCGTCGCCGACTCCTGCTTGTCGGGGTCGGTGGGATGGTTGCGACGCTCGCCGTCCTCGGTACCGTGTTCTACCTCCCCGGTCTTGGTGGGGGCCTCGGCGTCATCGCCACAATCAGTCTGATGCTATTCGTGTCCTTCTTCGCAATCGGTCTCGGGCCGGTCTTCTGGCTCCTGATCTCAGAGATATACCCGCTTTCCGTTCGCGGGTCCGCGATGGGCGTCGTCACCGTCGCTAACTGGGGTGCGAATCTCCTCGTGTCGCTGACGTTCCCCATCCTGACTGACGGCGTCGGAACCTCTGCGACGTTCTGGCTGTTCGGCCTCTGCAGTCTCGTGGGACTGGTGTTTGTCTACCGCTACGTCCCCGAAACAAAGGGTCGGACGCTGGAGGCAATCGAAGACGACCTCCGGCAGAACATCTCGTTGGCTGACTGA
- a CDS encoding transcriptional regulator, with protein sequence MASVFPHQPPVDYAPREQTNVVVNGTEPTDVLQILSSEAAQEILGTVRDEPKTASDIADAVDRSLQSVSYHLDRLCEADLIEPAETWYSEKGTEMTVYALATERLVVQLGDSADRSV encoded by the coding sequence ATGGCAAGTGTCTTCCCCCACCAGCCGCCGGTTGACTATGCACCCCGAGAGCAGACGAACGTCGTAGTCAACGGTACCGAACCAACTGACGTGCTTCAGATCCTCTCGTCCGAGGCCGCACAAGAGATACTGGGGACGGTCAGAGACGAACCGAAGACCGCCTCGGACATCGCGGACGCAGTCGACCGCTCGCTCCAGAGCGTCTCCTATCACCTTGACCGCCTCTGTGAAGCTGACCTTATCGAACCTGCCGAAACGTGGTACTCTGAAAAGGGGACGGAGATGACGGTGTACGCCCTCGCCACAGAACGACTCGTGGTGCAGTTAGGTGACAGCGCTGACCGCTCCGTGTAG
- a CDS encoding ABC transporter substrate-binding protein: MSRDDTSREAPTRRDYMKYGGAVVGGSLFAGCVGQSELPPTETSTGDESPTRAEPTAADSGYSVTLSPMGPVEFESVPQDVFTILGHHVDMLVALGRGDAINAMHAPEYHQSLYRKFLQRLEGVAVDWDGLYSSWPPSKEKLYELDSDVHIADPAKVATAEGWDDNSLEEIASHVGPWFGNTLSGTHQKPPSGWADTYEYYTLWDLFGKVARVFREADRYEALRAVRESMLQTIRAGLPSKSERPSAALVLFSTSDETIWGYKMNYPGYYAAHTRPLGATDALADAVGDGYGDDGRNITLDSELLLEADPDVLLVLGPMTGSHNLDDIRSQLEHNEVTRDITAVQEGQIYAQGARRQGPILNLFQTEMTAKQLYPEQFGTWPGYVDGDPCPEIPAEEQLFDRQRVADIITGETQ; encoded by the coding sequence ATGTCGAGAGATGACACGAGCCGAGAGGCCCCAACGAGACGGGACTACATGAAGTACGGCGGCGCGGTGGTGGGCGGAAGCTTATTCGCGGGCTGTGTCGGGCAGTCCGAATTACCCCCGACTGAAACAAGCACAGGAGACGAGTCACCCACAAGGGCTGAACCGACGGCGGCTGACAGCGGCTACTCGGTTACACTGTCGCCGATGGGACCCGTCGAGTTCGAATCGGTTCCACAGGACGTGTTCACAATACTGGGCCACCACGTCGACATGCTGGTCGCGCTTGGGCGAGGTGACGCGATCAACGCGATGCACGCGCCCGAATACCACCAGTCGTTGTATCGGAAGTTCCTCCAGCGACTCGAGGGAGTCGCAGTCGACTGGGACGGTCTGTACTCTTCGTGGCCGCCGTCAAAAGAGAAACTGTACGAACTCGATAGCGATGTCCATATAGCGGACCCAGCGAAGGTTGCCACAGCTGAGGGATGGGACGACAACAGCCTCGAAGAAATAGCGTCGCACGTGGGTCCGTGGTTCGGGAACACGCTCAGCGGCACTCACCAGAAACCACCGTCGGGCTGGGCCGATACGTACGAATACTACACGCTCTGGGACCTCTTCGGAAAGGTCGCGCGGGTGTTTCGGGAGGCCGACCGGTACGAGGCACTCAGAGCCGTCCGCGAGTCGATGCTGCAGACGATCAGGGCGGGCCTGCCGTCGAAAAGTGAGCGGCCGAGCGCGGCTCTGGTCCTGTTTTCCACCTCCGACGAGACAATCTGGGGCTATAAGATGAACTACCCGGGCTACTACGCTGCCCACACCCGTCCGCTGGGTGCGACCGATGCGTTAGCCGATGCCGTCGGTGACGGGTACGGCGACGACGGGCGGAACATCACACTCGACTCCGAATTGCTTCTCGAAGCTGATCCGGACGTATTGCTCGTTCTGGGCCCAATGACGGGATCTCACAATCTCGACGATATTCGGTCACAATTGGAGCACAACGAGGTGACAAGAGACATCACTGCTGTCCAAGAAGGGCAGATATACGCGCAAGGTGCTCGTCGACAGGGTCCGATCCTGAACCTGTTCCAGACTGAGATGACCGCGAAGCAATTGTATCCCGAGCAGTTCGGTACGTGGCCGGGCTACGTCGACGGCGACCCATGCCCCGAAATCCCCGCCGAGGAACAGCTCTTTGACCGCCAGCGGGTCGCTGACATAATCACGGGTGAGACACAGTGA
- a CDS encoding ABC transporter ATP-binding protein: MTAIEIESLRKSYGDVTAIANLSLSIDDGEFFGLLGPNGAGKTTTMEILTGQLSPDSGQATVLGVDPATEPTAVRERAGILPEKESPPSFMTPREYFDFVGAIRDMPDQSVTEQTESWADRLGFTAKLDTLSSDLSRGQQQKVMIAGAFFHEPDVVFIDEPLANLDPIVQERVKRFLRSYQDAGNTIVVTTHDVDVAAELCSRVGIMYEGDLVADVRPAELDADVTLLDVFLDNVDPTVTQGNRPLTHE, encoded by the coding sequence GTGACAGCAATCGAGATCGAGTCGCTCAGGAAGTCATACGGCGACGTGACCGCGATAGCGAACCTCTCGCTGAGTATCGACGATGGTGAGTTCTTCGGATTGCTCGGTCCGAACGGGGCCGGCAAGACCACCACGATGGAGATACTCACCGGACAGCTCAGTCCGGATAGCGGGCAGGCAACGGTACTCGGTGTCGACCCGGCGACGGAGCCGACAGCGGTCCGTGAACGGGCTGGGATTCTCCCCGAGAAGGAGTCCCCGCCGAGTTTCATGACGCCGCGTGAGTACTTCGATTTCGTCGGTGCGATCCGGGATATGCCCGACCAATCGGTGACCGAGCAGACCGAGTCGTGGGCCGACCGCCTCGGCTTTACCGCGAAGCTCGACACGCTGTCCTCGGACCTTTCACGGGGTCAACAGCAGAAAGTGATGATCGCCGGAGCGTTCTTCCACGAGCCGGACGTCGTGTTCATCGACGAACCGCTGGCGAACCTCGACCCGATCGTTCAGGAGCGGGTCAAGCGCTTCCTTCGTTCGTATCAGGACGCCGGCAACACAATCGTCGTCACGACACACGACGTAGATGTCGCGGCCGAACTCTGTTCGCGGGTCGGAATCATGTACGAAGGCGACCTCGTCGCCGATGTCCGGCCGGCAGAACTCGACGCTGATGTGACGCTCCTCGACGTGTTTCTGGATAACGTCGACCCAACAGTGACTCAGGGAAACAGACCGCTGACACATGAGTGA
- a CDS encoding Lrp/AsnC family transcriptional regulator, whose translation MADEEIDDVDRAILYALQEDARNMSSGDIAARTDTSDSTVRKRINHLESSEIIKGYSADVDYQQAGYPLRMLLYCTASIPERGDLIPEILDIDGVVSVQELVTGEENLLVTVVGESDSDITPVAQALLDMGLTVADEVLVRSHETTPFGKFDSGNGT comes from the coding sequence ATGGCTGACGAGGAGATCGACGACGTGGACAGAGCGATTCTGTACGCGTTACAGGAGGATGCTCGAAACATGTCGTCCGGTGACATCGCAGCGCGAACGGATACGTCCGACAGCACCGTCCGCAAGCGCATCAACCATCTCGAATCCAGCGAGATTATCAAAGGGTACAGTGCTGATGTCGACTATCAGCAGGCGGGCTATCCGCTCCGGATGTTGCTCTACTGCACTGCGTCGATTCCCGAGCGAGGTGATTTAATCCCCGAAATTCTCGATATAGACGGTGTGGTATCGGTACAGGAACTGGTCACCGGCGAGGAGAATCTTCTCGTGACGGTTGTTGGCGAATCGGATAGCGATATCACGCCCGTCGCGCAGGCACTTCTCGATATGGGGCTGACGGTTGCCGACGAAGTGCTCGTTCGGAGCCACGAGACGACGCCTTTCGGTAAGTTTGATTCCGGAAACGGGACATAG
- a CDS encoding fructosamine kinase family protein, whose translation MDEGASAEQETATVLQRVSSVLSADARDALELDGGEVGSVYRVSFRDRSDVAAKVDDSPLGIEAAMLQYLDRNTPLPVPKVLHVEPELLVMSFIGGDDRFDERAERDLARHVASLHDISADAFGFPFDTLSGPFSQSNPWTDSWIDFFRERRLLPFATAARNDGVLPATEFDRVQRLADTLDTRLVEPATPSLLHGDIHPGNAVVADGTVRAVLDPAIYFGHAEVDLAYVSRLESIGDAFFDEYCRHRDISAGYFEERRDVYVAFHALENVRFFGDDGLPRLDSALDRLGV comes from the coding sequence ATGGACGAGGGAGCGAGCGCGGAACAGGAGACGGCGACAGTGCTACAGCGGGTTTCGAGCGTACTAAGCGCCGATGCTCGCGATGCACTGGAACTCGACGGCGGGGAAGTCGGGTCGGTCTACCGCGTGTCGTTTCGCGACCGTTCTGACGTAGCGGCGAAGGTCGATGACTCGCCACTCGGAATCGAGGCGGCAATGCTTCAGTACCTCGACCGTAACACGCCGCTGCCCGTGCCGAAAGTCCTCCACGTCGAACCGGAACTGCTCGTGATGTCGTTCATCGGTGGCGACGACCGGTTCGACGAGCGGGCTGAACGCGACCTCGCGCGCCACGTCGCGTCTCTCCACGATATCTCGGCTGACGCGTTCGGTTTTCCGTTCGATACTCTTTCGGGCCCGTTCAGCCAGTCGAACCCGTGGACCGATTCATGGATCGACTTCTTCCGCGAGCGACGGCTACTCCCGTTCGCAACGGCTGCACGGAACGATGGAGTCCTGCCAGCCACTGAGTTCGACCGGGTGCAGCGACTGGCGGACACGCTCGACACCCGACTCGTCGAACCGGCCACGCCGTCGCTGCTACACGGCGACATCCATCCCGGAAACGCTGTCGTGGCTGACGGAACCGTTCGAGCCGTTCTCGACCCAGCGATATATTTCGGCCACGCTGAAGTGGACTTAGCGTACGTCAGCCGGCTGGAGTCAATCGGTGACGCCTTCTTCGATGAATACTGCCGGCACCGTGACATTTCTGCGGGATACTTCGAAGAACGACGCGACGTGTACGTTGCTTTCCACGCGCTAGAGAACGTCCGGTTTTTCGGCGACGACGGACTTCCGAGACTCGACAGTGCATTAGACCGTCTCGGAGTCTAG
- a CDS encoding proton-conducting transporter membrane subunit yields the protein MSGRNSTTTVGSLPDTTVESPLVPVALTWLVWSMFAASIAVLAARVRAGFTWEIPGVVAVDGLTVLLWVVVTFFSGIVHSYSRRYMAGSRLKTSFFGAVFGFTVTVMGLVAADHLALFGALWLAMGLLMAKLIGIVSGWEQAQAAAAVARKYFIASSGLLAVALTTLWWTTGATTVSGITAAADTLAGPMWLVAAGALVLAAMIQSALIPFHGWLLSSMTAPTPASALMHAGFVNAGGILLTRFAPVITVDPTLMLTIVAIGGASAIGGKLLKSVQTDIKGKLGCSTVGQMGFMIMQVGLGFFGAAITHLILHGFYKAYQFLSAGGQVEHMSPSEETPHTIGTTTTILGIVVTLLTGLAGGALFAVLTGKGAKVDGGLLLTFFVVFTTLHAARDAVQHTSLPAAARYGAVPVVFFPAIVIYAAVYTGVAGLMPVGPATTELTLLHGIIAVVFAGIYTGIETGVHERSQRLYVALLNAGQPAADTVLTTTEEYNEY from the coding sequence ATGTCAGGACGCAACTCAACGACGACGGTTGGATCACTCCCGGACACGACGGTTGAATCGCCGCTCGTGCCCGTCGCACTCACATGGCTCGTGTGGTCGATGTTCGCCGCGAGCATCGCTGTGCTTGCCGCCCGGGTCCGAGCTGGGTTCACGTGGGAGATACCCGGCGTTGTCGCTGTCGACGGGCTGACAGTTCTGCTATGGGTGGTCGTCACCTTCTTCAGCGGGATCGTTCACAGCTACTCGCGCCGCTACATGGCTGGCAGTCGTCTCAAAACGTCCTTTTTCGGTGCTGTATTCGGATTCACGGTGACTGTGATGGGGCTGGTCGCGGCTGACCACCTCGCGCTGTTCGGGGCGCTGTGGCTCGCGATGGGGCTGCTGATGGCGAAACTCATCGGTATCGTCAGCGGCTGGGAGCAGGCACAGGCGGCTGCGGCGGTCGCCCGCAAGTACTTCATCGCCAGCAGCGGACTTCTCGCCGTCGCGCTGACGACACTGTGGTGGACGACCGGTGCGACCACGGTTTCCGGAATTACGGCGGCTGCCGACACACTTGCTGGCCCGATGTGGCTGGTCGCCGCTGGCGCGCTCGTGCTCGCGGCGATGATTCAGTCCGCCCTGATCCCGTTCCACGGCTGGCTCCTCTCCTCGATGACAGCGCCGACGCCTGCCTCCGCGCTGATGCACGCCGGGTTCGTCAACGCGGGCGGCATTCTGCTGACCCGCTTCGCGCCGGTTATCACCGTTGACCCCACGCTCATGCTCACAATCGTCGCTATCGGCGGTGCCAGTGCTATCGGCGGGAAGCTCCTGAAATCAGTTCAGACGGACATCAAGGGCAAGCTCGGCTGTTCGACCGTCGGCCAGATGGGTTTCATGATCATGCAGGTCGGTCTCGGCTTCTTCGGGGCCGCTATCACCCACCTCATCCTGCACGGCTTCTACAAAGCCTACCAGTTCCTCAGCGCAGGCGGACAGGTCGAACACATGAGCCCGAGTGAGGAGACACCACACACGATAGGAACGACGACGACCATCCTCGGTATCGTCGTGACGCTGCTGACCGGTCTTGCCGGTGGCGCGCTGTTCGCGGTCCTGACAGGGAAGGGGGCGAAGGTCGATGGCGGCCTCCTGTTGACCTTCTTCGTGGTGTTCACGACGCTCCACGCGGCCCGGGACGCTGTCCAGCACACCTCGCTTCCGGCAGCGGCCCGCTACGGGGCTGTCCCGGTGGTCTTTTTCCCGGCTATCGTCATCTACGCCGCGGTCTATACAGGCGTTGCGGGGCTCATGCCTGTCGGCCCGGCAACGACCGAACTGACGCTACTACACGGCATCATCGCCGTCGTTTTCGCCGGTATCTACACCGGCATCGAGACTGGTGTCCATGAGCGCAGCCAGCGCCTCTACGTGGCGCTGCTGAACGCCGGCCAACCGGCAGCCGACACTGTCCTGACCACGACGGAGGAGTACAATGAGTACTGA
- a CDS encoding DUF2249 domain-containing protein, with amino-acid sequence MAEQQLDLREIPPPKRHPKIFDAFEKLDRGEALTIVNDHEPTPLYHQMAAERQSFDAEGYTVDRIGPNEFIATLPKK; translated from the coding sequence ATGGCAGAACAGCAACTCGATCTTCGAGAGATCCCACCGCCGAAGCGACATCCGAAGATCTTCGACGCGTTCGAAAAACTGGACCGCGGAGAGGCACTGACGATAGTCAACGACCACGAACCGACGCCACTCTACCACCAGATGGCCGCGGAGCGACAATCGTTCGATGCCGAGGGGTACACTGTCGACCGCATCGGTCCGAACGAGTTCATCGCGACACTGCCGAAGAAGTAG
- a CDS encoding ABC transporter substrate-binding protein → MTDTEGTPLERPTRREYIKAGGVIVGSSLLAGCSGDTATETTATENREPTETATATETESYTVSMEPVGEVTFQTVPERWLPYGGAYADMGVALGQADSLTGIGGADRYYTYVYDELPGVSVDQETINANPEVRTKEEFYELDSDVHLYDPQMLVNWFDWSQSDVDEITENVAPFVGNMIFRRSDEWHDYRYYTLYQAFEKVAEVFQERERYEAFKQLHDEYIADLQNQLPPAAERPNVLLTFEGTDEPESFSPYRLNDKGTSKKQWRDLGVTDALAGTDIDNLSTTNRGEYDYETLLSVDPDVILVRGHERKSATEFRETVLQFMQDHSVGSQLTAVQNGRVYRGGYLRQGPIHNFFLTERAAQQLYPDIFGDVTSDAELFDRQQIADIVTGEFE, encoded by the coding sequence GTGACTGATACCGAAGGAACGCCGCTCGAACGGCCGACGCGCAGGGAGTACATTAAAGCTGGAGGGGTTATTGTGGGCAGCAGTTTACTCGCTGGGTGTTCAGGCGATACTGCTACAGAAACCACTGCTACCGAGAATAGAGAGCCGACTGAGACAGCCACAGCGACCGAAACGGAGTCATATACCGTCTCCATGGAGCCAGTGGGCGAAGTTACGTTCCAGACGGTTCCCGAGCGATGGCTTCCCTACGGTGGCGCCTACGCCGACATGGGTGTGGCCCTCGGGCAGGCCGATAGCCTCACAGGTATCGGCGGGGCGGACCGCTACTACACGTACGTCTACGACGAGCTCCCCGGTGTTTCCGTCGATCAGGAGACGATCAACGCGAATCCAGAGGTCCGAACGAAAGAGGAGTTCTACGAACTCGACAGCGACGTACACCTCTATGATCCACAGATGCTCGTCAACTGGTTCGACTGGTCCCAGTCAGACGTCGACGAAATCACCGAGAACGTCGCTCCGTTCGTCGGAAACATGATCTTCCGTCGCTCCGATGAATGGCACGACTACCGGTATTACACACTCTATCAGGCCTTTGAGAAGGTCGCGGAGGTCTTTCAGGAACGGGAGCGGTACGAGGCGTTCAAGCAGCTACACGACGAGTATATCGCCGACCTGCAGAATCAACTCCCGCCGGCTGCGGAGCGTCCGAACGTCCTCCTTACGTTTGAGGGCACTGACGAACCGGAGTCGTTCTCGCCCTATCGACTGAACGACAAGGGCACGAGCAAGAAACAATGGCGTGACCTCGGCGTTACTGATGCGCTTGCCGGAACCGATATTGACAATCTCAGTACGACCAATCGGGGCGAATACGACTACGAAACCCTTCTGTCGGTCGATCCAGACGTTATCCTCGTCCGCGGCCACGAACGAAAATCAGCGACCGAGTTCCGGGAGACCGTCCTGCAGTTCATGCAGGACCACAGCGTCGGCAGTCAATTGACCGCCGTACAGAACGGACGCGTGTATCGCGGCGGCTACCTCCGCCAAGGTCCGATCCACAACTTCTTCTTGACCGAACGGGCGGCCCAACAGCTCTATCCCGATATCTTCGGCGACGTGACTTCCGACGCCGAACTCTTCGACCGGCAGCAAATCGCCGATATCGTCACGGGTGAGTTCGAATGA
- a CDS encoding winged helix-turn-helix domain-containing protein produces MTTANLENGTAARSTGGLSSDAIEAVAFLARSEHRLRVLELLSEGACSRDELSDRTGVTRVTLSRILGDLKDRDWITRQNGERVYTLTGLGKLVYDDFTQLLGTVSIGQEYPDVVQRLPTDWFDFDLRCLAEGRLVADQSADPLAAARIVANAIQDASSFRSLLGTFIALPMYTYEEAVRAGNEADGTVVFDIDLTETMLSDADLRGRWQTIEAATSSVTYYSLDEPVPCSIDLIDGETVFLTIDRERDTGFEIIRCTHPEVVEWASEVIDDAQTAAAPLSHHVDTADN; encoded by the coding sequence ATGACGACCGCAAATCTGGAGAACGGAACGGCGGCTCGGTCCACCGGGGGCCTCTCGAGCGATGCCATCGAAGCGGTGGCGTTCCTCGCTCGCTCGGAACACCGCCTTCGCGTCCTCGAACTCTTGTCTGAAGGGGCCTGTAGCCGTGACGAGCTGAGCGACCGGACGGGGGTGACGCGCGTGACGCTCAGTCGGATTCTCGGCGACCTGAAAGACCGTGACTGGATCACGCGGCAAAACGGGGAGAGGGTGTACACGCTAACCGGGCTGGGAAAGCTTGTCTACGACGATTTCACGCAGTTACTCGGGACCGTTTCTATCGGACAGGAGTATCCCGATGTCGTCCAGCGACTGCCGACAGACTGGTTCGACTTCGACCTTCGGTGTCTCGCTGAGGGGCGACTCGTGGCCGACCAGAGCGCCGACCCGCTCGCCGCGGCTCGCATCGTCGCTAACGCCATTCAGGACGCGTCGTCGTTCCGTTCGCTCCTCGGAACGTTCATCGCGCTCCCGATGTACACGTACGAAGAGGCAGTCCGGGCAGGCAACGAAGCGGATGGAACCGTCGTGTTCGACATCGACCTGACCGAGACGATGCTTTCAGACGCTGACCTCCGTGGCCGCTGGCAGACAATCGAGGCGGCGACGTCATCGGTGACATACTACAGTCTCGACGAACCTGTTCCCTGCAGTATCGATCTCATCGACGGTGAAACCGTGTTTCTGACCATCGACCGCGAACGCGACACCGGATTCGAGATTATCCGCTGCACGCACCCCGAGGTTGTCGAGTGGGCGTCAGAGGTAATTGACGATGCCCAAACGGCGGCCGCTCCGCTTAGTCACCACGTTGACACCGCCGATAATTGA
- a CDS encoding ABC transporter substrate-binding protein, whose protein sequence is MTDSDTAPFERLTRRDVVKGSGALVGGGVFAGCLGDSGQESSVTAASDTATDAETSATATAPATSDESYSVTMEPVGTVEFDSVPETIAPFTADYIDMLVALGHGDAVQSIWYRGRYKTLHYEDLEGVSIDLDALTQLWNDGVSKEPFYEMDADLHLIDPYALTDWLKAWDQSDLTEIRENVAPFLGNLIFRQTDDWHDYRYYSLYGAFEKVAEMVQERARFEAIRSIHDELVATVQARLPAPEERPNAALMFAGEEPEEFTPYRISGNGTNKEHFHTLGISDAFADTGVEGYSGSESLDYEMLLEVDPDSLLLRYHREGKTREEFENSVLAYMKDHEVGSQLRAVQNDRVFRGGPIYTGPLHNLFMIERYAKRYFPEKFTETNLFDREHLAKIITEGAVAE, encoded by the coding sequence ATGACGGACTCGGATACCGCACCGTTCGAGCGACTGACACGGAGAGACGTTGTGAAAGGTAGTGGGGCACTCGTCGGTGGCGGAGTGTTCGCCGGATGCTTGGGCGACAGCGGTCAGGAGTCTTCAGTGACTGCGGCCAGCGACACTGCTACGGATGCCGAAACGAGCGCTACTGCGACCGCCCCAGCGACTTCCGACGAATCGTACTCCGTGACGATGGAACCGGTCGGGACCGTCGAGTTCGACTCTGTTCCCGAGACAATCGCCCCGTTCACCGCGGACTACATCGATATGCTGGTCGCGCTCGGTCACGGCGACGCAGTGCAGTCGATCTGGTACCGTGGGCGGTACAAGACGCTCCATTACGAGGACCTTGAGGGAGTCTCTATCGACCTCGACGCGCTCACACAGCTCTGGAACGACGGCGTCTCCAAGGAGCCGTTCTACGAGATGGACGCGGACCTGCACCTCATTGACCCGTATGCGTTGACAGACTGGCTCAAAGCATGGGACCAGTCTGACCTCACAGAGATTCGGGAGAACGTCGCACCGTTTCTCGGGAATCTCATTTTCCGACAGACTGACGACTGGCACGACTACCGGTACTACAGCCTGTACGGGGCTTTCGAGAAGGTGGCTGAAATGGTTCAGGAACGGGCACGCTTCGAGGCAATCCGCTCAATCCACGACGAACTTGTTGCAACGGTTCAGGCTCGGCTCCCGGCTCCGGAAGAGCGACCGAACGCCGCGCTCATGTTCGCCGGCGAGGAACCAGAGGAGTTCACGCCGTATCGAATAAGTGGAAACGGGACCAACAAGGAACACTTCCACACACTCGGAATTTCCGACGCCTTTGCCGATACCGGAGTCGAGGGGTATTCGGGCTCGGAGTCGCTCGATTACGAGATGTTACTGGAGGTGGATCCGGATTCACTCCTTTTGCGATACCATCGCGAAGGGAAGACCCGCGAAGAGTTCGAGAACTCAGTACTCGCGTACATGAAAGACCACGAAGTGGGCAGTCAGTTGCGGGCCGTCCAGAATGACAGAGTGTTTCGTGGCGGCCCGATCTACACCGGCCCGCTGCACAATCTATTCATGATCGAACGATACGCGAAGCGCTACTTCCCTGAAAAGTTTACAGAGACGAATCTGTTCGATCGGGAGCACCTCGCGAAAATCATCACAGAAGGTGCAGTTGCGGAATAG